The Lysobacter helvus nucleotide sequence GGAACACGACGCGCTTGACGAAGTTGGCGTTGCCCACGATCAGCATCGGCGCGCGCGTGAAGCATTCGGCGAAGTAGCCGTGCACCACCAGGCCGACGAACAGGATCACCGCGAACTCGAAGGTCGAGCCCGACGCGCCGGGCCAGCGGCTCTTCATGATGTAGCCGAAGGCCATCGTGTAGACGAGCAGCATCAGGAACGGGCTGATCAGCGACCACAGCAGGCCGAAGTTGGCGCCGCGGTAACGGCCGAGGATCTCGCGCCGCGTCAGCTCGACCGCAAGCGACCGATGGCGGCCGAAGACATCCAGGATTTCCATCGCCGCGTTACGACTGCAGCGCCGCGGCGAGGTCGCGTTGCAGGTCCGCGACGTCTTCGACACCGACGCTCAGGCGCACCAGGTTGTCGAACAGGCCGAGTTGCGCACGACGCTCCGGCGGGATCGAGGCGTGCGTCATGATCGCGGGATGGTTGACGAGGCTTTCCACGCCGCCCAGCGATTCGGCGAGCGTGAACAGCTGCGTGCGCTCGCAGAAGCGCTTCGCCGCCTCGAGCCCGCCCTTGACGAAGATCGTGACGATGCCGCCGAAGCCGTCCATCTGCTGCTTCGCCAGCGCGTGGTGCGGGTGCGAGGGCAAGCCCGGGTAGACGACGCGTTCGATCGCCGGATGCGATTCGAGCCACTGCGCCAGCGCGAGCGCGTTCTCGCAATGCGCGCGCATGCGCAGGTGCAATGTCTTCAGGCCGCGCAACGCGAGGAAGCTGTCGAACGGGCCCTGCACCGCGCCGATCGAGTTCTGCAGGAAGGCGAGCTGTTCGGCGAGTTCGGTGTTGTCGCCGACCACGAGGATGCCGCCGACCATGTCGGAGTGGCCGTTGAGGTACTTGGTGGCCGAGTGCATGACGATGTCGGCGCCGTGTTCGAGCGGGCGCTGCACCATCGGCGAGGAGAAGGTGTTGTCGACGACCACCATCAACCCGTGCGCCTTCGCGATCTTCGCGATCGCGGCGATGTCGACGATCTTCAGCAAGGGGTTGGTGGGGGTCTCGATCCACACCATCTTCGTCTTCGGCGTGATCGCGGCTTCGAACTTGGCCGGATCGGTGAGATCGACCCAGCTGAAGTCCAGGCCCGCCGAGCGGCGGCGCACGCGTTCGAACAGGCGGAAGGTGCCGCCGTACACGTCGTCCATCGCGATGATGTGGTCGCCGCTGTCGAACAGCTCCAGCAGCGTGGAGGTCGCGGCCAGGCCCGAGCCGAACGCGTACCCGCGGGTACCGCCCTCGAGCGCGGCAATGCAGCGCTCGTAGGCGAACCGGGTCGGGTTGTGCGTGCGCGAGTACTCGAACCCCTGGTGCACGCCGGGGCTGGACTGGGCGTACGTGGACGTGGCGTAGATCGGCGGCATGACCGCCCCGGTGGTCGGGTCGGGCGATTGACCGGCGTGGATCGCCTTGGTGCCGGGGCCCATGGCGCGCGTGTCCTGCTCTTTCATGCGTGGATCCGATGCGAAAAACCGGCGCGATTCTAGCATCGGCGGCTCGCCCGCCCCCCGGGCGAATGGGCTATTGCACCCGGCGGCGCAACCAGTTCAGCAAGTCGATCCGGGTGATCAGGCCGAGGAACGCGGTGTCCTGGGTCACGATGGCCACGTGGCCGCGGTCGAACACGGGCAGCAGGGCCTCCACCGGGGAGCGCACGTCGAGGATGTCGAGCTTGGACACCATCGCGGTGGACACCGGGTCGCGGAACTTCGCCTCGTCGCCGTAGACGTGCAGCAGGACGTCGGATTCGTCGACGATGCCGACGATCTTCTCGCCGTCCATCACGGGCAGCTGGGAGACGTCGTACAGCTTCATGCGCTGGTAGGCGGTGACCAGCAGGTCGGTCGGCGCCACCACCACGGTGTCCTTGCGCGAGAACGGGCGCAGGATCAGGTCGCGCAGGTCGCCGTGCGTTTCGCGCTCCAGGAAGCCGTTGTCCAGCATCCAGTAGTCGTTGTACATCTTCGACAGGTACTTGTTGCCGGTGTCGCACACGAAGACGAGCACGCGCTTGGGCTCGGTCTGCGCGCGGCAATACTTGAGCGCGGCGGCGAGCAGCGTGCCGGTGGAAGAACCGCCGAAGATGCCTTCCTTCTCCAGCAACTCGCGCGCGGTGAGGAAGCTTTCCTTGTCGGAGATCGCGTAGGCCTGCTTGACGCGCGTGAAGTCGGAGATCGGCGGCAGGAAATCCTCGCCGATGCCTTCGACCATCCAGCTGGCCGACTTGTCCGACAGCGTGCCGCGGTTGATGTACTCCTCGAGGATCGAACCGACCGGATCGGCCAGCACGAGTTCGGTTTTCGGCGAGTGCTGCGCGAAGCACCGCGAAAGGCCCGTCATCGTGCCGGAGCTGCCGCAGCCGAAGACGATGGCGTCGAGGTCGCCGCCCATCTGGCGCAGGATTTCCGGGCCGGTGCCGAATTCGTGCGCGGCCGGGTTGTCGGGGTTGCCGAACTGGTTGATGAAGTACGCGCCGGGCGTTTCGCGCGCGATGCGTTCGGCCATGTCCTGGTAGTAATCGGGATGGCCTTTCGCCACGTCGCTGCGCGTCAGCACCACCTGCGCGCCCATCGCCTTGAGGTTGAAGATCTTCTCGCGGCTCATCTTGTCGGGCACGACGAGGAT carries:
- a CDS encoding cystathionine gamma-synthase; translated protein: MKEQDTRAMGPGTKAIHAGQSPDPTTGAVMPPIYATSTYAQSSPGVHQGFEYSRTHNPTRFAYERCIAALEGGTRGYAFGSGLAATSTLLELFDSGDHIIAMDDVYGGTFRLFERVRRRSAGLDFSWVDLTDPAKFEAAITPKTKMVWIETPTNPLLKIVDIAAIAKIAKAHGLMVVVDNTFSSPMVQRPLEHGADIVMHSATKYLNGHSDMVGGILVVGDNTELAEQLAFLQNSIGAVQGPFDSFLALRGLKTLHLRMRAHCENALALAQWLESHPAIERVVYPGLPSHPHHALAKQQMDGFGGIVTIFVKGGLEAAKRFCERTQLFTLAESLGGVESLVNHPAIMTHASIPPERRAQLGLFDNLVRLSVGVEDVADLQRDLAAALQS
- a CDS encoding pyridoxal-phosphate dependent enzyme, with protein sequence MSTSSTVHQSVLELIGDTPVVQAQRLDTGKCTLFLKLESQNPGGSVKDRIGISMIEAAEKRGDIKPGDTLVEGTAGNTGIGLALVAQQKGYKLILVVPDKMSREKIFNLKAMGAQVVLTRSDVAKGHPDYYQDMAERIARETPGAYFINQFGNPDNPAAHEFGTGPEILRQMGGDLDAIVFGCGSSGTMTGLSRCFAQHSPKTELVLADPVGSILEEYINRGTLSDKSASWMVEGIGEDFLPPISDFTRVKQAYAISDKESFLTARELLEKEGIFGGSSTGTLLAAALKYCRAQTEPKRVLVFVCDTGNKYLSKMYNDYWMLDNGFLERETHGDLRDLILRPFSRKDTVVVAPTDLLVTAYQRMKLYDVSQLPVMDGEKIVGIVDESDVLLHVYGDEAKFRDPVSTAMVSKLDILDVRSPVEALLPVFDRGHVAIVTQDTAFLGLITRIDLLNWLRRRVQ